A stretch of Chionomys nivalis chromosome 2, mChiNiv1.1, whole genome shotgun sequence DNA encodes these proteins:
- the LOC130869900 gene encoding trace amine-associated receptor 7e-like produces the protein MATDDESFLWDQDSILSREQFSAPSALLCYENLNGSCIRNPYSSGPRLILYAVFGLGAVLAVCGNLLVMMSILHFRQLHSPANFLIASLACADFLVGLTVMPFSTVRSVESCWYFGDTYCKLYSCFNGSFCYSSIFHLCFISVDRYIAVSDPLTYPTRFTASVSGKCIAFSWLLPITYCFSLLYTGANEAGLEDLVTALTCVGGCQIAVNQSWVFINFLLFFIPTLIMITVYSKIFLIAKQQAQKIERMSDQTAKASDSYKDGVARRERKAAKTLGIAVAAFFLSWLPYFIDSIIDAFLGFITPTYVYEILVWIAYYNSAMNPLIYAFFYPWFRKAIKLIVTGRILRENSSATNLFLE, from the coding sequence ATGGCTACAGATGATGAAAGTTTTCTCTGGGATCAAGACAGCATCCTGAGCAGAGAACAGTTCTCTGCCCCATCTGCCCTGCTGTGCTATGAGAACCTGAACGGATCCTGCATCAGGAACCCATACTCCTCAGGCCCTCGCCTTATCCTCTATGCAGTCTTTGGTTTGGGGGCTGTGCTGGCTGTGTGTGGAAACCTCTTGGTAATGATGTCAATTCTTCATTTCAGGCAGCTGCACTCCCCTGCCAACTTTTTGATAGCATCCCTGGCCTGTGCTGACTTTTTGGTTGGACTGACCGTGATGCCCTTCAGCACAGTGAGGTCTGTAGAGAGCTGCTGGTACTTTGGGGATACTTACTGTAAATTATATTCTTGTTTTAATGGGTCATTCTGTTATTCTTCCATCTTCCACTTGTGCTTCATCTCTGTGGATAGATATATTGCTGTCAGTGACCCCCTCACCTACCCCACCAGATTCACAGCTTCTGTTTCTGGCAAGTGCATTGCCTTCTCCTGGCTCCTGCCCATCACCTATTGCTTTTCCCTCCTTTACACAGGGGCAAATGAAGCTGGGCTGGAGGATCTAGTGACTGCCCTCACCTGTGTGGGAGGCTGTCAAATTGCAGTGAATCAGAGCTGGGTCTTCatcaattttctattattttttatccCCACACTCATAATGATAACTGTCTACTCTAAGATCTTCCTCATTGCTAAACAGCAGGCTCAGAAGATTGAGAGAATGAGTGACCAGACTGCCAAGGCATCAGACAGCTACAAGGACGGAGTGgccaggagggagaggaaagcagCCAAAACCCTGGGAATCGCAGTGGCAGCCTTTTTTCTGTCTTGGTTGCCATACTTCATTGACTCCATCATTGATGCCTTCCTAGGGTTCATCACTCCCACGTATGTGTATGAAATCCTAGTGTGGATCGCTTACTACAACTCAGCCATGAACCCTTTgatttatgctttcttttatccttggTTTCGAAAAGCCATCAAACTGATTGTCACTGGCAGAATCTTGAGAGAGAACTCCTCAGCCACCAACTTGTTTCTTGAGTAG